In Myxococcus stipitatus, the following are encoded in one genomic region:
- a CDS encoding DUF6891 domain-containing protein, which yields MNQEMPESLRQWAEVEVQGGCRSEGETLARLRARFEAHPDVGDALESWMEQAREGLDAQDAREHGWGDTATKNDALDQAFAALHRDGIVALQDVGETEAEGWGEVAAGAVRHPAVVRGAVFYSREALARTLLRGDALRLSFTSTALVPKCKVKPELERALAGKVRDTLASHGLETHWDGGLDSPIEIPAFPWRKRRRNELIPDWSGVGVIRGLQLLDGVEEATAVEGMKQFIVECARNHYGEALEFDASHVPETGVFDLFAVIKVVERHSEPPESAARLLSEIVPLFPEGGFVDGDEMLMQVFYRGADRMKARLQDVQYAGILGMTTVDRLMPVISARELREGILRHIPSVPGE from the coding sequence CAGGGTGGTTGCCGTTCCGAGGGTGAGACTCTCGCGAGGTTGCGCGCGCGGTTCGAGGCGCATCCGGACGTGGGGGACGCGCTCGAGTCGTGGATGGAGCAGGCCCGTGAGGGGTTGGACGCGCAGGATGCGCGGGAGCACGGGTGGGGCGACACGGCGACGAAGAACGATGCCTTGGACCAGGCGTTCGCGGCCCTTCATCGCGACGGCATCGTGGCCTTGCAGGACGTGGGGGAGACGGAGGCGGAGGGGTGGGGCGAGGTTGCCGCGGGAGCGGTGCGCCACCCGGCGGTGGTTCGTGGCGCGGTCTTCTATTCGCGGGAGGCGCTGGCGCGGACGCTGTTGAGAGGGGATGCGTTGAGGCTCTCCTTTACCTCTACGGCGCTGGTGCCCAAGTGCAAGGTGAAGCCCGAGCTGGAGCGGGCGCTCGCGGGGAAGGTCCGTGACACGCTCGCGAGCCACGGTCTCGAGACGCATTGGGATGGTGGCCTCGATTCACCCATCGAGATTCCGGCGTTCCCCTGGCGCAAGCGGCGGCGCAACGAGCTCATCCCGGACTGGAGCGGGGTGGGGGTGATTCGTGGATTGCAGCTCCTGGACGGCGTCGAGGAGGCCACGGCTGTCGAGGGCATGAAGCAGTTCATCGTCGAGTGCGCGAGGAATCACTACGGCGAGGCGCTCGAGTTCGATGCGAGTCACGTGCCCGAGACGGGCGTGTTTGACCTGTTCGCGGTGATCAAGGTGGTGGAGCGCCACTCGGAGCCGCCGGAGTCGGCAGCGCGTCTTTTGTCGGAGATTGTCCCGCTCTTTCCCGAAGGAGGCTTCGTGGATGGCGATGAGATGTTGATGCAGGTCTTCTACCGCGGGGCGGACCGGATGAAGGCGCGCCTTCAGGACGTGCAGTATGCGGGGATTCTCGGGATGACGACGGTGGACAGGTTGATGCCTGTCATCAGTGCTCGCGAGCTGCGCGAGGGGATTCTGCGTCACATCCCGTCCGTGCCTGGCGAGTGA